From the Rhodococcus sp. NBC_00297 genome, one window contains:
- a CDS encoding PPOX class F420-dependent oxidoreductase, protein MSNPFGDVGTAKYVLLTTFTKDGTPKPTPIWAALDGDRLLMWTQRESWKVKRIRNTPRVTVATCDRSGKNVGPAMDAVAEVLDDAGTARTRDVVIEKYGITGRIVVTMSSLFKGKSSTVGLALRVA, encoded by the coding sequence ATGAGCAACCCGTTCGGTGACGTCGGCACCGCAAAGTACGTCCTCCTGACCACGTTCACCAAGGACGGCACCCCCAAGCCGACACCCATCTGGGCGGCTCTCGACGGGGACCGGCTCCTCATGTGGACGCAGCGAGAGTCGTGGAAGGTGAAGCGCATCCGCAATACTCCCCGCGTCACGGTGGCCACCTGCGATCGCAGTGGAAAGAACGTGGGCCCAGCCATGGACGCTGTCGCCGAGGTGCTGGACGACGCAGGCACCGCGCGTACCCGCGACGTGGTGATCGAGAAGTACGGCATCACCGGCCGCATCGTGGTGACGATGAGCTCGCTCTTCAAGGGTAAGAGCAGCACCGTCGGGTTGGCGCTCCGCGTCGCTTGA
- a CDS encoding cobaltochelatase subunit CobN, which produces MILLLSTSDTDLLSARASGAEYRWANPSRILVDADLPTLMDGVDLVVVRILGGRRMWESGIDAVLRGHVPVVMLGGEQAPDAELMELSTVPANVAAQAHQYLAEGGADNLRELSWFLSDTVLLTGHGFEPPAHLPTWGVLRTRAPFAHPEVRERRTGAEPTIAVLYYRAQHLAGNVDYIHALCDAIKAKGARALPIYCASLRSAEPELLEALREADSMVVTVLAAGGTRPANVGAGGDDEAWDVAELAALDVPILQGLCLTSSRAMWDANDDGMSPLDVATQVAVPEFDGRIITVPFSFKEIDADGLSTYVPDHERCARVAGIAVRHARLRRIPAADKRIALMLSAYPTKHARIGNAVGLDTPASAIGLLTRMRELGYDIGPVDGDDAVPGLAAQDGDALIHALIAAGGQDADWLTAEQLEGNPIRISAARYLRWFDTLPEDLRSGVVEHWGEAPGELYVDRSADPEGEIVIAALRFSNVVLMVQPPRGFGENPVAIYHDPDLPPSHHYLAAYRWLAAPEEDGGFAADAVVHLGKHGNLEWLPGKTLGMSASCGTDAALGDLPLIYPFLVNDPGEGTQAKRRAHATLVDHLIPPMARAESYGDITRLEQLLDEHSNISTLDPAKLPAIRQQIWTLMTAAQMHKDLGLEERPDEEMFDDMLLHVDGWLCEIKDVQIRDGLHVLGQAPRGEAEVDLVLAMLRARQMWGGERTVPGLREALGLSEDGDEARTSVDAVEEQARGLVAALHRADWSVDAVDGIAAGLPDTVAEILRFAATEVVPRLRGTDQEIDRVLHALNGGFIPAGPSGSPLRGLINVLPTGRNFYSVDPKAVPSRLAWETGQAMAESLVARYLQDHGEYPRSVGLSVWGTSAMRTSGDDVAEVFALLGVLPVWDEASRRVTHLEPIALDELKRPRIDVTVRISGFFRDAFPHVLAMMDDAVRMVAGLDETDEQNYVRAHAQADLAEHGDDRRATTRIFGSKPGTYGAGLLQLIDSKSWRSDEDLAQVYTTWGGFAYGRGLNGVPAADDMRSSYRRIAVAAKNTDTREHDIADSDDYFQYHGGMVATVRALTGTSPEAYIGDSTRPESVRTRTLHEETSRVFRARVVNPRWMDAMRRHGYKGAFEMAATVDYLFGYDATTGVVQDWMYEKLTQEYVLDETNRKFMSTSNPWALHGISERLLEAVERGMWAEPDPAVLADLRAAYLESEGELEGD; this is translated from the coding sequence GTGATCTTGCTGCTCTCGACATCCGACACCGACCTGCTGAGCGCACGTGCGTCCGGCGCCGAGTACCGCTGGGCCAACCCGTCCCGCATCCTCGTCGACGCCGATCTGCCGACGCTCATGGACGGTGTCGACCTGGTGGTCGTGCGCATTCTCGGCGGGCGCCGGATGTGGGAGAGCGGTATCGACGCGGTGCTCCGCGGCCACGTTCCGGTGGTCATGCTGGGCGGCGAGCAGGCTCCTGATGCCGAGTTGATGGAACTGTCGACAGTGCCGGCGAATGTCGCTGCGCAGGCGCACCAGTACCTGGCCGAGGGCGGCGCGGACAACCTCCGCGAGCTGTCGTGGTTCCTGTCGGACACCGTTCTGCTCACCGGCCACGGATTCGAGCCGCCCGCCCATCTCCCCACCTGGGGTGTGCTGCGCACCCGTGCGCCTTTTGCGCATCCAGAGGTACGCGAAAGGCGCACGGGGGCAGAGCCCACGATCGCCGTCCTGTACTACCGAGCCCAGCACCTCGCGGGCAACGTCGACTACATCCATGCCCTGTGCGACGCCATCAAGGCGAAGGGCGCCCGCGCGCTCCCGATCTACTGTGCGTCGCTGCGCAGCGCGGAACCCGAACTGCTCGAGGCGTTGCGCGAAGCCGACTCCATGGTGGTCACCGTGCTCGCGGCCGGCGGAACCCGTCCCGCCAACGTGGGCGCCGGCGGCGACGACGAGGCCTGGGACGTCGCCGAGCTCGCCGCGCTCGACGTGCCGATCCTGCAGGGCCTGTGCCTCACCAGCTCCCGCGCGATGTGGGACGCGAACGACGACGGCATGTCCCCGCTGGACGTCGCGACCCAGGTCGCGGTGCCCGAGTTCGACGGTCGCATCATCACGGTGCCGTTCTCGTTCAAGGAGATCGACGCCGACGGCCTCAGCACGTACGTACCCGACCACGAGCGCTGTGCGCGTGTCGCCGGCATCGCGGTCCGGCATGCTCGACTGCGCCGAATTCCCGCAGCCGACAAGCGCATTGCGCTGATGCTGTCCGCGTACCCGACCAAGCACGCCCGCATCGGCAACGCCGTCGGACTCGACACCCCGGCGTCGGCGATCGGTCTGCTGACGCGGATGCGCGAGTTGGGCTACGACATCGGACCCGTCGACGGTGACGACGCGGTGCCCGGCCTCGCCGCGCAGGACGGCGACGCCCTCATCCACGCGCTCATCGCCGCCGGTGGGCAGGACGCCGATTGGCTCACCGCCGAGCAGCTCGAGGGCAACCCCATCCGAATCTCGGCCGCGCGCTACCTACGCTGGTTCGACACGCTGCCGGAGGACCTGCGATCCGGCGTCGTCGAACACTGGGGCGAGGCACCGGGCGAGCTGTACGTCGACCGTTCAGCGGATCCGGAGGGCGAGATCGTCATCGCCGCACTGCGGTTCTCCAACGTCGTCCTCATGGTGCAGCCGCCTCGCGGGTTCGGCGAGAACCCCGTGGCGATCTACCACGATCCGGATCTTCCCCCCAGCCACCACTACCTCGCCGCTTACCGCTGGCTCGCGGCCCCGGAGGAGGACGGCGGTTTCGCCGCGGACGCCGTCGTGCACCTCGGCAAGCACGGCAACCTCGAGTGGTTGCCCGGCAAGACTCTCGGCATGTCCGCCTCGTGCGGCACCGACGCCGCGTTGGGCGATCTGCCACTGATCTACCCGTTCCTGGTCAACGACCCGGGCGAGGGGACACAGGCCAAGCGCCGCGCGCACGCGACTCTCGTCGACCACCTCATCCCGCCGATGGCCCGCGCCGAGAGCTACGGCGACATCACCCGCCTCGAGCAGTTGCTCGACGAGCACTCGAACATCTCGACGCTGGACCCGGCCAAACTGCCGGCGATTCGTCAGCAGATCTGGACGCTCATGACCGCGGCCCAGATGCACAAGGACCTCGGCCTGGAGGAACGCCCCGACGAAGAGATGTTCGACGACATGCTGCTGCACGTCGACGGCTGGCTGTGCGAGATCAAGGACGTGCAGATCCGCGACGGGCTCCACGTCCTCGGGCAGGCTCCGCGCGGTGAGGCGGAGGTCGACCTCGTGCTGGCCATGCTGCGGGCCCGTCAGATGTGGGGTGGGGAGCGCACCGTTCCGGGTCTGCGGGAAGCATTGGGTCTCAGCGAGGACGGCGACGAGGCCCGTACGTCGGTCGATGCCGTCGAGGAGCAGGCACGTGGTCTCGTTGCGGCACTGCACCGCGCCGACTGGTCGGTGGACGCCGTCGACGGCATCGCCGCGGGACTGCCCGACACGGTCGCCGAGATCCTCCGCTTCGCGGCCACCGAGGTGGTTCCCCGTCTGCGCGGGACCGACCAGGAGATCGACCGTGTGCTGCATGCGCTGAACGGCGGATTCATCCCGGCCGGCCCCAGCGGGTCGCCGCTGCGTGGACTCATCAATGTGCTGCCGACCGGCCGCAACTTCTACTCGGTCGACCCCAAGGCGGTGCCGTCGCGGCTCGCGTGGGAGACCGGCCAGGCGATGGCCGAGTCGCTCGTGGCCCGCTACCTGCAGGATCACGGCGAGTACCCGCGCTCTGTCGGGTTGTCGGTGTGGGGGACCAGCGCCATGCGTACCTCGGGTGACGACGTGGCCGAGGTGTTCGCACTGCTCGGCGTGCTGCCCGTGTGGGACGAGGCGTCGCGCCGCGTCACGCACCTCGAACCGATCGCTCTGGACGAGCTGAAACGGCCGCGTATCGACGTGACGGTCCGCATCTCCGGCTTCTTCCGCGACGCATTCCCGCACGTGCTCGCGATGATGGACGACGCCGTCCGCATGGTCGCGGGCCTGGACGAGACCGACGAGCAGAACTATGTGCGTGCGCACGCACAGGCCGATCTCGCGGAGCACGGCGACGACCGCCGAGCCACCACCCGCATCTTCGGATCCAAGCCCGGCACGTACGGCGCCGGACTGCTGCAGTTGATCGACAGCAAGAGCTGGCGCAGTGACGAGGATCTGGCGCAGGTCTACACGACGTGGGGCGGCTTCGCGTACGGCCGCGGACTGAACGGCGTCCCGGCAGCGGACGACATGCGTTCGTCCTACCGGCGCATCGCGGTGGCGGCGAAGAACACCGACACCCGCGAGCACGACATCGCCGACTCCGACGACTACTTCCAGTACCACGGCGGCATGGTGGCGACCGTGCGTGCGCTCACCGGCACGTCTCCCGAGGCGTACATCGGCGACAGCACCCGCCCGGAATCGGTGCGCACCCGCACGCTGCACGAGGAGACGTCCCGCGTGTTCCGTGCGCGCGTCGTCAACCCGCGCTGGATGGACGCGATGCGGCGGCACGGGTACAAGGGCGCATTCGAGATGGCTGCGACGGTCGACTACCTGTTCGGGTACGACGCCACCACGGGAGTCGTGCAGGACTGGATGTACGAGAAGCTCACGCAGGAGTACGTCCTCGACGAGACCAATCGGAAGTTCATGTCGACGTCCAATCCCTGGGCGCTGCACGGCATCTCCGAACGACTGCTCGAGGCCGTGGAACGCGGCATGTGGGCGGAACCGGACCCGGCAGTGCTCGCGGATCTCCGTGCGGCCTACCTCGAGAGCGAAGGCGAGCTCGAGGGCGACTGA
- the cobG gene encoding precorrin-3B synthase, with translation MSDAGDRSRRDACPGALQLHEAKDGLLARVRLPGGALSAEQMGVLAAASTDLSDGELVLTSRGNVQLRAVRDPEELADRLAAAGLLPSETHERVRNILASPLSGRLGGTADVRDLVSSLDTSLTSDPELADLPGRVLFSVDDGRGDVTGFGADIGVHAVDEDSFALILAGADSGVRVPRADAVAVMLDAARGFRRERQGHWRIAEMPNGVEAVLGHVDHAVGDHPRVAVETSVEPPIGWFVQDDATVALGAALAHGVLPARTALFLAAVEKPIHVTPWRGIVLLDLDEGVAEQVVRVLAPMGLIFDAESPWVRASSCVGSPGCAKSHSDVRADLDAAVENGEVGDDREHWVGCERRCGRPRGEVTDVIATEGGYQRS, from the coding sequence ATGAGTGATGCCGGGGACAGGAGCAGACGGGACGCCTGCCCCGGGGCGCTCCAACTGCACGAGGCGAAGGACGGCTTGCTGGCTCGGGTGCGTCTGCCCGGCGGCGCGCTCAGCGCCGAGCAGATGGGTGTGCTCGCGGCGGCGTCGACAGACTTGTCCGACGGTGAGTTGGTGCTCACCTCCCGGGGGAACGTCCAGCTCCGCGCGGTACGCGATCCCGAAGAGCTGGCCGACCGACTCGCGGCCGCGGGACTTCTGCCGTCGGAGACCCACGAGCGGGTCCGCAACATCCTGGCGTCGCCACTCTCGGGTCGTCTCGGCGGAACGGCCGACGTCCGCGACCTGGTGTCATCGCTGGACACCTCGCTCACGAGTGATCCTGAGCTGGCCGACCTGCCGGGTCGGGTGCTCTTCTCGGTCGACGACGGCCGCGGCGATGTGACGGGTTTCGGCGCCGACATCGGCGTCCACGCCGTCGACGAGGACTCCTTCGCCCTCATCCTCGCGGGCGCCGACAGCGGCGTCCGGGTCCCGCGGGCCGACGCGGTCGCGGTGATGCTCGACGCGGCGCGCGGGTTCCGCCGCGAGCGGCAGGGGCACTGGCGCATCGCGGAGATGCCGAACGGTGTGGAGGCTGTGCTCGGTCACGTCGATCACGCTGTCGGCGACCACCCTCGGGTCGCCGTCGAGACGTCGGTGGAGCCGCCGATCGGATGGTTCGTGCAGGACGACGCCACCGTCGCGCTCGGTGCCGCACTCGCCCACGGCGTGCTTCCGGCCCGCACCGCCCTCTTCCTCGCGGCGGTCGAGAAGCCGATCCACGTCACGCCGTGGCGTGGCATCGTGCTCCTCGATCTCGACGAGGGCGTCGCCGAGCAGGTCGTGCGCGTATTGGCCCCGATGGGCCTGATCTTCGACGCGGAGTCGCCGTGGGTTCGGGCCAGCTCGTGCGTCGGTTCTCCCGGCTGCGCGAAGTCGCACTCCGACGTGCGCGCTGATCTCGACGCCGCCGTGGAGAACGGCGAGGTGGGCGACGACCGGGAGCACTGGGTCGGGTGTGAGCGCCGATGTGGCCGACCCCGCGGCGAGGTCACCGACGTAATTGCGACAGAGGGCGGTTACCAGCGCTCCTGA